A single window of Nitrospiria bacterium DNA harbors:
- the pdhA gene encoding pyruvate dehydrogenase (acetyl-transferring) E1 component subunit alpha, giving the protein MPRKRIQQFNVEWLQILDEEGQSDSALLPSLSPKEIQSLYEWMILSRVFDEKALALQREGRLGTYAPVRGQEATQVGSAYALGPADWVFPAFREMGVAIVRGIPMRMLFQYWSGDERGSAVPIHQHYFPTSIPVGTHLPHAVGAAWAARYRKDPVVVAVYFGDGATSKGDFHEAMNMAGVFRLPAVFICQNNQWAISVPVLRQTATPTLAQKAIAYGFEGIQVDGNDIFAVYKSAKEAVDRARSGGGPTFIECLTYRMGDHTTADDASRYRTEEMVKPWLGKDPIERLRKFMERQTLWTSSYGEQVRTESERRVAEAVREFEEQLPQDPSDMFRYTYYETTPPLKEQMDGLLNFIKDRESKEGQR; this is encoded by the coding sequence ATGCCCCGGAAGCGGATCCAGCAGTTCAACGTGGAGTGGCTTCAGATCCTGGATGAAGAAGGACAATCCGACAGCGCACTCCTGCCCTCATTAAGCCCCAAGGAAATTCAATCTCTCTACGAATGGATGATCCTGTCCCGCGTCTTCGATGAGAAGGCCCTGGCCCTCCAGCGCGAGGGCCGCCTCGGGACCTACGCGCCGGTGCGGGGCCAGGAGGCGACCCAGGTGGGGAGCGCCTACGCCCTCGGTCCGGCCGACTGGGTCTTTCCGGCCTTCCGCGAGATGGGCGTCGCCATCGTCCGGGGAATCCCGATGCGGATGCTGTTTCAGTACTGGTCCGGCGACGAGCGCGGGAGCGCGGTCCCGATCCATCAGCATTATTTTCCGACCTCGATTCCGGTCGGCACCCATCTCCCTCACGCCGTCGGCGCGGCCTGGGCCGCGCGCTACCGCAAGGACCCGGTGGTCGTCGCGGTCTACTTCGGGGACGGCGCAACCTCCAAGGGCGATTTTCACGAGGCGATGAACATGGCTGGCGTCTTTCGCCTGCCGGCGGTTTTCATCTGCCAGAACAACCAATGGGCCATCTCGGTTCCGGTTCTGCGTCAGACCGCAACCCCGACGCTGGCCCAGAAGGCGATCGCCTACGGGTTTGAGGGGATTCAGGTGGACGGCAACGATATTTTTGCCGTTTATAAATCCGCGAAGGAGGCGGTGGATCGGGCGCGGTCCGGGGGCGGGCCCACCTTCATCGAATGCCTGACCTATCGGATGGGCGACCACACGACGGCGGACGACGCCTCGCGCTACCGGACGGAGGAAATGGTCAAACCCTGGCTCGGGAAGGACCCGATCGAGCGTCTGCGGAAATTTATGGAGAGGCAAACCCTCTGGACGTCCTCTTACGGAGAGCAGGTCCGGACCGAGTCCGAACGCCGTGTCGCCGAGGCGGTTCGGGAATTCGAGGAGCAGCTTCCTCAAGACCCGTCCGATATGTTCCGGTATACCTATTATGAAACGACCCCGCCGCTGAAAGAGCAGATGGACGGGCTCCTGAATTTTATCAAGGATCGCGAATCAAAAGAAGGCCAACG